GCCGATCAACGCCCCGGTGAACGTGTGCGGCAACAGCGTCACCATCGGCGGCCTCGGCAACCCCGCCATGGGCAACGAGTGCGCCAACGAATCCGGTTCCACGGTCACCCCGCCGGGCGGCGAGAAGCCCCCGACCGGGCCCGAGGAGCCGGGCAAGCCGGAACACCCCGGCAACCCGGAGGAACCCGGCAAGCCGGGCAACCCAGGTGAACCCGGTCACCCCGGCAACCCCGGCGACCCGGAGACCCCCGGGGGCTCCCAGTCCCCGCACGATCCGGTCAAGCCGATCCAGGACCGCGCCATGCCGAACAACCCGCAGGCGCAGGTCGTCACCCCGCCCGAGGGGACGTCACAGCTCGCGTCGACCGGCAGTGAGCTGCCGCTCGGTCTCGCGCTGCCCGTCGGCGCGGGCGCGGTGCTCGCGGGCGCCGTGCTCTACCGCAGGGCCCGGGCGTCCGCCTGAGCCACCGCGCACCAGCACGCCGAACGGAGCGGGCCCCGCCGTCGCGGGGCCCGCTCCGTTTCACCAGGTGGCTCTCAACTGACGGATGATGCGCCGTTTCAGGCGCACTCTGCGACTTCCGTCGGGGTGCAGACTCAGGCGGTCCAGCTCCCAGTGTC
The window above is part of the Streptomyces venezuelae genome. Proteins encoded here:
- a CDS encoding chaplin, producing the protein MRQVTRKGLTIVAAATGVLAATGGYAHADSGAQGSSTNSPGVLSGNNVQLPVDVPVNVCGNTVNVVGVLNPAMGNSCANGGHKGGGSHKPSGGAKAHGHASDSPGVGSGNNVQLPINAPVNVCGNSVTIGGLGNPAMGNECANESGSTVTPPGGEKPPTGPEEPGKPEHPGNPEEPGKPGNPGEPGHPGNPGDPETPGGSQSPHDPVKPIQDRAMPNNPQAQVVTPPEGTSQLASTGSELPLGLALPVGAGAVLAGAVLYRRARASA
- a CDS encoding DUF5703 family protein, producing the protein MPEYEFVDVYVPRGVTRKEATRLLTDHAEYGHWELDRLSLHPDGSRRVRLKRRIIRQLRATW